The following coding sequences are from one Primulina eburnea isolate SZY01 chromosome 15, ASM2296580v1, whole genome shotgun sequence window:
- the LOC140815428 gene encoding uncharacterized protein encodes MAENRDHQNELPREVPIREHFCPVINAHYSGIARGTIAANNFELKPALINMVQQNQFGGAATADPHLHLRTFMEITDTVKINGVSDEIIRLRLFPFSLRDHARSWLQSLPLGSITTWADLVTKFLSKYFPPAKSAQLKIEITNFRKRELEVLYEAWERYKELLRNCPNHGYADWVQIELFYNGLDGPTRGNVDAAAGGTIFSKTPDEAYELLEQMTIYSYQWPSERSGSRKPAGVYVVNPITSLTAQVSALTAQIAAMNKPGQSTFEVALVTAEAEPVMEEAQYINNRGFGGYRGNPPPITYHPGLRNHENFSYANNKNVLNPPLGFNTQKGEGKPSFEDLVGTFVTESGKRMARTESHLDNMETHMGNMGATMKSLETQIGQLANALKDQNRGQFPSNTEEVGIQEPAKESVEVTVEEDEGNSESVGEEKVEEPEKVLKPQPLPKKIRINIPFADALEQMPNYAKFIKDVMSKKRKLQEFETVKLTEECSAILQRKLPQKLKDPDFGAWQGRMTKDSLERCLLESASTLDEDDWDVQEELLALNTLPKEKSDAQHEELLEDAKSNACFAEMSGKEFSVELGEMPFHGLRRVTLAYHPQANGQTEISNREIKQILEKRR; translated from the exons atggctgaaaacagagatcATCAGAATGAGCTCCCTAGAGAGGTGCCAATCCGGGAACATTTCTGCCCAGTCATCAACGCTCACTACTCTGGAATAGCTCGTGGAACTATTGCTGCTAATAATTTTGAGCTAAAGCCCGCACTCatcaacatggttcaacagaaccaattTGGAGGAGCAGCCACCGCAGATCCCCATCTTCACCTCAGAACTTTTATGGAGATCACGGACACGGTAAAAATTAATGGTGTTTCTGACGAAATTATTCGATTGCGCCTGTTTCCGTTTTCTCTTAGGGATCACGCAAGGAGTTGGCTCCAATCTCTACCGCTGGGAAGTATTACTACTTGGGCAGATTTAGTTACGAAATTCCTGTCAAAGTATTTTCCTCCTGCCAAGTCTGCTCAGTTGAAAATAGAGATCACCAATTTCAGAAAAAGAGAGCTCGAAGTGTTATATGAGGCTTGGGAGCGATACAAAGAATTACTCAGGAATTGTCCGAATCATGGATATGCAGATTGGGTACAAATCGAgttattttacaatggtttggATGGGCCAACCAGAGGAAATGTGGATGCAGCCGCCGGGGGTACTATTTTTTCTAAAACACCTGATGAGGCCTATGaattgcttgaacagatgaccatttacagttatcagtggccgagTGAGAGATCTGGATCAAGAAAACCTGCTGGAGTGTATGTTGTAAACCCGATCACATCACTTACTGCACAGGTTTCGGCATTAACCGCACAGATTGCAGCGATGAACAAGCCAGGCCAATCTACGTTTGAGGTAGCATTGGTGACTGCTGAGGCCGAGCCAGTTATGGAGGAAGCTCAGTACATCAACAACCGTGGCTTTGGAGGTTATCGAGGTAATCCTCCCCCTATTACTTATCATCCAGGTTTGAGAAATCACGAGAATTTCTCTTATGCGAACAACAAGaacgtgttgaatcctccactgGGGTTCAATACACAGAAAGGGGAAGGAAAGCCATCTTTTGAAGATCTAGTTGGTACATTTGTGACTGAGTCTGGGAAGAGGATGGCGAGAACTGAGTCTCATCTTGATAATATGGAGACACACATGGGCAATATGGGTGCCACGATGAAGTCCTTGGAAACACAGATTGGGCAACTAGCCAATGCTTTAAAAGATCAGAATCGAGGACAGTTTCCCAGTAATACCGAG GAAGTCGGAATTCAAGAGCCTGCTAAAGAAAGTGTAGAGGTTACAGTTGAGGAAGATGAAGGAAATAGCGAAAGTGTTGGAGAAGAGAAAGTAGAGGAACCTGAGAAAGTACTTAAACCGCAGCCCTTACCAAAG aaaatacgCATCAACATCCCATTTGCCGATGCATTGGAGCAAATGCCCAATTATGCTAAGTTCATCAAGGATGTGATGTCCAAGAAGAggaaacttcaagaatttgagacCGTAAAGCTGACCGAAGAGTGCAGTGCAATACTCCAAAGGAAATTACCACaaaaactcaaagatcca GACTTTGGAGCTTGGCAAG gcAGGATGACGAAAGACTCTTTAgagagatgcttgttggaatcAGCTTCTACActggatgaagatgattgggatgtGCAAGAGGAGTTACTTGCTCTCAATACACTACCTAAGGAAAAAAGTGATGCTCAGCATGAAGAGTTGCTTGAAGATGCAA AATCTAacgcttgttttgcagagatgtcaggcaAAGAATTTAGTGTTGAATTGGGAGAAATGCCATTTCATGGTCTCAGAAG GGTGACACTGGCATACCACCCGCAAGCTAATGGGCAAACGGAGATATCCAACCGAGAGATCAAGCAGATACTAGAAAAGAGAAGGTAA